A single region of the Candidatus Protochlamydia amoebophila UWE25 genome encodes:
- the rpsO gene encoding 30S ribosomal protein S15 gives MSLDKGTKEEITKKFQLHEKDTGSADVQIAILTERITELTEHLKRAPKDHGSRLALLKLVGQRRRLLDYLNSTDTKRYQTLINKLKLRR, from the coding sequence ATGTCATTAGACAAAGGTACCAAGGAAGAAATTACAAAAAAGTTCCAATTACATGAAAAAGATACAGGGTCAGCAGACGTCCAAATCGCTATTTTAACTGAACGCATTACTGAATTAACAGAGCACTTAAAAAGAGCACCAAAAGATCATGGATCTCGCTTAGCACTTCTTAAGCTCGTCGGCCAACGCCGTCGTTTGCTAGACTATCTTAACTCAACAGATACAAAACGCTATCAAACGTTGATTAACAAACTAAAACTGCGAAGATAA
- a CDS encoding glycosyltransferase family A protein has translation MKERLKVVVPSFNSVSYLDKTLQSIENQTIRDVDVCVIDDASTLPMQRSLIEKYCTKNGWLPLFHQKNQGALVSIKNGIEALNCDREDIIVIIDGDDWLADHLVFSTLLEVYEFPSVYLTYGSFETYPKNCLNITYAAPVSKEIIDQQLYRQTPWIYHHLKTFKYHLWKHLKDSDLRNLNGEYYMVTSDRAFFYPLLELAGHHIRFIDRILYIYNLENPLNDHKISRDEQLLEEHYIKSLPKYAALP, from the coding sequence ATGAAAGAACGTTTAAAAGTTGTTGTTCCTTCTTTTAATAGTGTTTCATACTTGGATAAAACGCTTCAGTCAATTGAAAATCAAACGATTAGAGACGTGGATGTTTGCGTGATTGATGATGCTTCTACCTTACCAATGCAACGCTCTTTAATTGAAAAATACTGTACGAAAAATGGATGGCTGCCTCTTTTTCATCAAAAAAACCAAGGAGCCCTTGTTAGTATTAAAAATGGAATAGAAGCTTTGAACTGTGATCGGGAAGATATTATTGTGATTATCGATGGGGATGATTGGTTGGCTGATCATCTCGTCTTTTCAACACTTTTAGAGGTTTATGAGTTTCCTTCTGTTTACTTAACTTACGGCTCCTTTGAAACCTATCCGAAAAATTGTTTAAACATCACTTATGCAGCACCAGTCAGCAAAGAAATTATTGATCAGCAACTATATAGGCAAACCCCGTGGATTTACCATCACTTGAAAACATTTAAATATCACCTCTGGAAACATCTTAAAGATTCAGATCTGCGTAACTTAAACGGAGAATATTATATGGTCACAAGCGATCGGGCGTTTTTTTACCCGTTACTTGAACTTGCCGGACACCACATTCGTTTTATAGATCGCATTCTTTATATTTATAATCTTGAAAATCCTTTAAATGATCATAAAATTAGTCGAGATGAACAGCTTTTAGAGGAACATTATATTAAATCACTCCCAAAATACGCAGCTTTGCCGTAA
- the ftsH gene encoding ATP-dependent zinc metalloprotease FtsH, with product MSDDNKQDFKKGISNSFVWFLMAAFLFALMVQNFIDTKFAKVSFSYQLEHLVNLQLLQPEDSRKIALNDNLVTFSGKFRDRLTEEGKTRYKYLELLDTNHELKAEQARVKDEIKTLKTKVFDSASLFLQLSGLSIPKGGYVVVDDMYNTPEEDQSVVIKDLPKSAVESLVSLEKEYEAARQNPTAESLKNLGNLINELLRNLRSPALGIGSETIKQSLKGIDKEVADSGATSLSEQLAAYGHALVNLKAIIDELNHEEDHIRLAKLRSVRNYKETLDEYNQINTRLDDNQIQLDKARQSVSNVIWYFNNQELSTKALEKQDPEVYNQWFSKAKEEWANFSHNRGGIFRAPDQPLNAVLEKTFKSEEPSPNYFSYLFTLLPVLLVILVLYMLFARQMKGMGNTAMNFGKSPARLLNKGDNKITFKDVAGVDEALEELQEIVEFLKNPQKFTSLGGKIPKGVLCIGPPGTGKTLIAKAVAGEADRPFFSISGSDFVEMFVGVGASRIRDLFEQAKKAAPCIIFMDEIDAVGRHRGVGMGGGHDEREQTLNQLLVEMDGFDTNEGVILMAATNRPDVLDKALLRPGRFDRRVIIGLPDIKGRYDILKVHARRIKMDPSIDLMAIARSTPGSSGADLANILNESALLAARKGRTAVTAQETIEARDKVLYGKERRSLEIDENEKRTTAYHESGHTVVGLIVKSGDPVDKVTIIPRGMSLGATMFLPKKNRVSYWKQELHDQLAVLMGGRVAEEIFVGDVSSGAQQDIERATQLARSMVCKWGMSDKLGAVAYDERSEGGGQYGFGDHHEKTYSDETAQAIDSEVRRILDEALAIARKIILDYKEQVELLTLMLIEFETLDSEDIQEIVVKNNWDAVRKRERLKRAADLHKKEAATPPPPPPREVDISSSGTIPNTLGLSS from the coding sequence ATGTCAGACGATAACAAGCAAGATTTTAAAAAGGGAATTTCAAACAGCTTTGTTTGGTTTCTCATGGCCGCCTTTTTGTTTGCCTTAATGGTACAAAATTTTATTGATACCAAATTTGCCAAAGTGTCTTTTAGCTATCAGTTAGAACATTTAGTCAATTTACAGCTTTTACAACCGGAAGATAGTCGTAAAATTGCTTTAAATGACAATTTGGTGACTTTCAGCGGTAAATTTAGAGATAGGCTGACAGAAGAAGGGAAAACGCGTTATAAATACTTAGAGTTACTTGACACGAATCATGAACTTAAAGCTGAACAAGCACGTGTTAAAGATGAAATTAAAACTCTGAAAACAAAAGTTTTCGATTCTGCTAGTTTGTTTTTGCAATTAAGCGGCTTATCGATTCCTAAGGGGGGATATGTTGTTGTCGATGACATGTACAATACTCCCGAAGAAGATCAGAGTGTGGTTATTAAAGATTTACCGAAGTCTGCTGTCGAAAGTTTGGTTAGCTTGGAAAAAGAATATGAAGCTGCCCGACAAAATCCAACGGCAGAGTCTTTAAAAAATTTAGGTAACTTAATCAATGAACTTTTAAGAAATTTGCGTTCGCCCGCTCTTGGAATTGGATCTGAAACAATTAAGCAATCCCTTAAAGGAATTGATAAAGAAGTGGCAGATAGTGGAGCAACTTCTTTATCTGAACAATTAGCTGCTTATGGTCATGCTTTAGTTAACCTAAAAGCTATTATTGATGAATTAAATCATGAAGAGGATCACATTCGTTTAGCCAAACTACGAAGTGTTCGTAATTATAAAGAAACGTTGGATGAATATAATCAAATCAACACACGCTTAGACGATAATCAAATTCAGTTAGACAAGGCTCGTCAATCCGTATCGAATGTTATTTGGTATTTTAACAATCAAGAGCTTTCAACAAAAGCTTTAGAAAAACAAGATCCTGAAGTTTACAATCAATGGTTTAGCAAAGCTAAAGAAGAGTGGGCTAATTTTAGCCACAATCGAGGAGGCATTTTTAGAGCCCCAGATCAACCTCTTAACGCTGTCCTTGAAAAAACCTTCAAAAGCGAAGAACCTTCTCCAAATTATTTTAGCTACTTGTTTACCTTATTACCTGTTTTATTAGTAATTTTAGTTTTGTATATGCTTTTTGCAAGGCAAATGAAGGGAATGGGTAATACGGCAATGAATTTTGGAAAATCTCCAGCCCGGCTTCTCAATAAGGGAGATAACAAAATTACATTCAAGGATGTAGCTGGAGTAGATGAAGCATTAGAAGAACTTCAAGAGATTGTAGAGTTCTTAAAGAACCCTCAAAAATTTACTTCGCTTGGTGGTAAAATTCCAAAAGGCGTTTTATGCATTGGACCTCCAGGAACAGGTAAAACATTGATAGCAAAGGCTGTAGCTGGGGAAGCCGACCGCCCATTCTTTTCTATTTCAGGTTCCGACTTCGTAGAAATGTTTGTAGGAGTAGGAGCGAGTCGAATTCGAGATCTATTCGAACAAGCAAAAAAAGCGGCTCCTTGTATCATCTTCATGGATGAAATTGATGCTGTGGGCCGCCACCGCGGAGTTGGAATGGGCGGAGGTCACGACGAACGAGAGCAAACATTAAACCAACTTCTTGTTGAAATGGATGGTTTTGACACGAATGAAGGTGTTATTTTAATGGCTGCGACTAATCGTCCAGATGTATTAGACAAAGCGTTATTACGTCCAGGCCGTTTTGACAGACGAGTCATTATTGGATTACCAGATATTAAAGGTCGTTATGACATTTTAAAGGTTCATGCTCGACGCATTAAAATGGATCCTTCAATCGATTTAATGGCAATTGCACGCAGCACCCCAGGTTCTTCTGGAGCTGATTTGGCAAATATATTGAATGAATCTGCTTTACTTGCTGCTCGTAAAGGAAGGACAGCTGTCACTGCGCAGGAAACGATTGAAGCTCGTGACAAAGTTTTGTATGGAAAAGAGCGGCGAAGCTTAGAAATCGATGAAAATGAAAAAAGAACAACAGCTTACCATGAATCAGGCCATACTGTTGTCGGATTAATTGTGAAAAGCGGAGATCCTGTCGATAAAGTGACCATCATACCTAGAGGAATGTCTTTAGGGGCAACTATGTTTCTTCCTAAAAAAAATCGTGTGAGCTATTGGAAACAAGAACTGCATGATCAACTTGCTGTCTTGATGGGTGGACGTGTCGCCGAAGAAATTTTTGTCGGAGATGTGTCTAGCGGCGCTCAACAAGACATTGAACGGGCAACGCAATTAGCTCGCAGTATGGTTTGCAAGTGGGGTATGAGCGATAAATTAGGTGCTGTTGCTTATGATGAACGTTCGGAAGGTGGCGGTCAATATGGCTTTGGTGATCATCACGAGAAAACTTATTCTGATGAAACTGCGCAAGCTATTGATTCCGAAGTCCGCCGTATTTTAGACGAAGCACTTGCTATTGCCCGTAAAATTATTTTGGATTATAAAGAACAGGTCGAGTTATTAACTCTGATGTTGATTGAGTTTGAAACACTTGACAGTGAAGATATCCAAGAAATTGTGGTTAAAAATAACTGGGATGCCGTTCGTAAACGTGAAAGATTAAAACGCGCAGCAGATTTACATAAAAAAGAAGCTGCTACACCACCACCTCCTCCTCCCAGAGAGGTTGATATTTCTAGTTCCGGAACAATACCGAACACTTTAGGATTGTCTTCTTAA
- the prfA gene encoding peptide chain release factor 1 produces the protein MEKKVHELLERLAEVEEVLGNPHVYDDQKKYRALTQEHAYLNNLKKSWDEKKDLEKQLEDNQELLKIEKDLEFAEVLKDDIRQLQSRVQELQLLIENLLVPPDPLDNRPSIIELRAGTGGDEAALFVGDCVRMYKLFADRKGWRYELLSCTPSEMGGFKEYVMVLSGENVYRFMQYEAGTHRVQRVPATEAQGRVHTSAITIAVLPEPDENEEIDLDEKDLRIDTYRSSGAGGQHVNTTDSAVRITHVPSGIVVYCQEERSQHKNKDKAMRLLKAKMAEIEQQKKQQELASTRAQQVGSGDRSERIRTYNFPQNRITDHRINLTKYNLDYVINGDLEEITSALVAYFHQEKLKTSREE, from the coding sequence ATGGAAAAAAAAGTTCATGAACTTTTGGAACGTTTAGCAGAAGTTGAAGAAGTTCTTGGAAACCCTCATGTTTATGATGATCAAAAAAAATATCGAGCTTTAACGCAAGAACATGCCTATTTAAATAATTTGAAAAAATCTTGGGATGAGAAGAAAGATTTAGAAAAGCAATTAGAAGATAATCAAGAATTGCTTAAAATTGAAAAAGATTTAGAATTTGCGGAAGTGTTAAAAGATGATATTCGTCAACTTCAATCTCGTGTGCAAGAGTTACAACTTCTTATTGAAAATTTACTTGTTCCACCCGATCCTTTAGATAACCGTCCCTCAATTATTGAGCTCAGAGCAGGAACAGGCGGAGATGAAGCTGCTTTATTTGTGGGTGACTGTGTAAGAATGTACAAGCTCTTTGCAGATCGTAAAGGGTGGCGTTATGAGTTACTCTCTTGCACTCCTTCTGAAATGGGAGGATTTAAAGAGTATGTAATGGTTTTGTCTGGCGAGAATGTTTATCGTTTTATGCAATATGAAGCTGGAACTCATCGTGTACAAAGAGTTCCTGCAACTGAAGCTCAAGGACGTGTGCATACTTCAGCCATTACGATTGCCGTTTTACCTGAACCGGATGAAAATGAAGAAATTGATTTGGATGAGAAAGATTTAAGAATTGATACTTACCGATCTTCGGGTGCAGGAGGTCAGCATGTCAATACAACAGACAGCGCTGTCCGCATTACCCACGTTCCATCTGGTATTGTTGTTTATTGTCAAGAAGAACGTAGCCAGCATAAGAATAAAGACAAGGCGATGCGCCTTTTGAAGGCTAAAATGGCCGAAATCGAGCAACAAAAAAAACAACAAGAACTCGCCAGTACTAGAGCCCAACAAGTGGGATCGGGTGATCGCTCCGAACGAATTCGTACCTATAATTTTCCTCAAAATCGAATTACAGATCATCGAATCAATTTAACAAAATACAATTTAGATTATGTAATAAACGGAGATCTTGAAGAAATCACTTCAGCTCTTGTGGCTTATTTTCATCAGGAAAAGCTAAAAACAAGTAGAGAAGAATGA
- a CDS encoding type B 50S ribosomal protein L31, whose amino-acid sequence MKKNTHPQYQKVLFIDSASGHRFVCGSTLKPDATEKFEGVEYPVSYLSISSSSHPFFTGSKQLVDSEGRVEKFKKRFERKKEASPADTPPESDSTTENASVEKKAEKKRVTAKGSKK is encoded by the coding sequence ATGAAAAAGAATACCCATCCCCAGTATCAAAAAGTTTTGTTTATTGATTCTGCTTCTGGACATCGCTTTGTATGTGGGTCAACTTTAAAGCCTGATGCAACTGAAAAGTTTGAAGGTGTAGAATATCCGGTTAGCTATTTATCAATTTCTTCTTCGTCTCACCCATTTTTTACAGGCAGTAAGCAATTGGTTGACTCTGAAGGACGTGTTGAGAAATTTAAGAAGCGTTTTGAACGTAAAAAAGAAGCTTCTCCAGCTGATACGCCACCTGAATCTGATTCAACAACTGAAAACGCATCTGTTGAGAAAAAAGCAGAGAAGAAACGCGTTACAGCAAAGGGCTCGAAAAAATAA
- the tadA gene encoding tRNA adenosine(34) deaminase TadA gives MSFPWTILTQNDDERFMLEALKEAWKAFKADEVPVGAVLVKDKHIIARGFNQVEMLKDATAHAEMLCLTAGESALDNWRLSETTLYCTVEPCSMCAGAMFLTRIKTLVWGAPDLRHGANGSWVNLFDEIHPTHAIEIRKHVLQNPCAQILKDFFQLQREKKSREKK, from the coding sequence ATGAGTTTTCCTTGGACAATTCTCACGCAAAACGATGACGAACGTTTTATGTTGGAAGCCTTAAAAGAAGCGTGGAAGGCATTTAAAGCAGATGAAGTTCCTGTGGGAGCAGTCCTTGTCAAAGATAAACACATTATTGCTCGTGGTTTTAATCAAGTTGAAATGTTAAAAGATGCGACTGCCCATGCAGAAATGCTTTGTTTGACTGCAGGAGAATCGGCGCTTGACAATTGGAGGCTTTCTGAAACCACCCTTTATTGTACAGTGGAGCCGTGTAGCATGTGTGCAGGAGCGATGTTTCTAACTCGAATAAAAACTTTAGTTTGGGGGGCTCCAGATTTAAGACATGGTGCAAATGGCAGTTGGGTTAATCTCTTTGATGAAATCCATCCTACCCATGCGATCGAGATACGAAAACATGTCTTACAAAACCCCTGTGCACAAATTTTGAAAGATTTTTTTCAATTACAAAGAGAGAAAAAAAGTAGAGAAAAAAAGTAA
- a CDS encoding glycosyltransferase family 2 protein, whose amino-acid sequence MKGQFKIVIPSFNSVNFISNTLGSVEKQLNKNFEVCVIDDASTIQKQREIISEFCHRNQWKSIFHSKNQGALASIVEAIHHLNPQEDDVIVMLDGDDWLYDENTLNILDKVYSEEDVYLTWGQFQTYPPDCLKMNYALPIPEFVIEQQLYREIVDIFGHLKTYKYRLFREIKDEDLRDPESGEYFRVSWDKALMYPMLEMAAHKVRFIPDKLYVYNIVNPLSDYKINRKEQIAATNFIRNKPHYKPIF is encoded by the coding sequence ATGAAAGGTCAGTTTAAAATTGTCATTCCTTCTTTTAATAGTGTTAATTTTATTTCAAACACATTAGGGTCTGTTGAAAAACAATTGAACAAAAATTTTGAAGTTTGTGTAATTGATGACGCTTCCACAATTCAAAAACAAAGAGAAATCATTTCAGAATTTTGCCATCGTAATCAATGGAAATCTATCTTTCATTCAAAAAATCAGGGTGCTTTAGCTAGCATTGTGGAAGCAATTCATCATCTAAATCCTCAGGAAGACGATGTTATAGTCATGCTAGATGGGGATGATTGGTTATACGATGAGAATACGCTAAACATTCTTGATAAGGTATACAGTGAAGAAGATGTTTATTTAACCTGGGGACAGTTTCAAACATACCCCCCTGATTGTTTAAAAATGAATTATGCTCTTCCCATTCCCGAATTTGTCATCGAACAACAACTTTATCGAGAAATTGTGGATATTTTTGGCCATTTGAAAACTTACAAATACCGACTTTTTCGAGAAATCAAAGATGAAGATTTACGAGATCCGGAATCAGGAGAATATTTTCGAGTCTCGTGGGATAAAGCGTTGATGTATCCAATGCTTGAAATGGCAGCTCACAAAGTTCGTTTTATTCCTGATAAACTTTATGTCTACAATATTGTCAATCCCCTAAGCGATTATAAAATCAATCGAAAAGAGCAAATCGCAGCAACAAATTTTATTAGAAATAAACCCCACTACAAACCCATCTTTTAG
- a CDS encoding IS630 transposase-related protein, which yields MAYSKNLRQKAFNYLETGHSAEEVRQVFGIALRTVFNWLKRQRNGCLEDKPRKRHPIKIDNDQLKSDIKKYSDNYLKEIAKEFKVDPSSIFYACKRLKITLKKRPYFTKKEMRKTVRSLKKN from the coding sequence ATGGCATACTCCAAAAATTTAAGGCAAAAAGCATTCAACTATTTAGAAACTGGACATTCTGCAGAAGAAGTCAGACAAGTTTTTGGTATAGCATTAAGAACAGTGTTTAACTGGCTGAAACGTCAAAGAAATGGATGTTTAGAAGATAAACCAAGAAAAAGGCATCCAATTAAAATTGATAATGACCAACTAAAGAGCGATATTAAAAAATATTCTGATAATTATTTGAAAGAGATAGCAAAAGAATTTAAGGTAGATCCTTCCTCTATATTCTATGCTTGTAAAAGACTTAAAATTACTTTAAAAAAAAGGCCTTATTTTACAAAGAAAGAGATGAGAAAAACCGTGAGGAGTTTAAAAAAGAATTAG
- a CDS encoding OTU domain-containing protein, with protein MKNIIDLINHSLRQLPSLSFKEKISNWLGRIWTRILSTSQRILAILQRVFKKENTKPESTSQAFALTSIPPNNPTVKVVEILQRTHLEETAIPKQTLIPPPLVKEDFAKPNDFNTLEGGINRLRNSSWDGTPPSRELVVDTNLVDTNSPNSGENRLIGLDASQEISPKTEGPFAHSSTIDVPDNGNCLFSAIAIGIKLTYKKPEILNQLNWDIDPQQLTKDLGKEEALLKEPSAHLRAQAAIYLHENTEEAMLPLLGSMTDHNEIIERKIIDTQCVIAIIKEDIAKLEKSAGDRTQELKEKREHLKILYSSIQELNDQKIGGYDPEEYINKSSKDQFYCGTAHVHALAMIYKIPIEIIFNFNTADEMRQILNPSESKYPILTLAYVNGNHFKFFH; from the coding sequence ATGAAGAATATTATTGATTTAATTAATCATTCTCTTCGACAACTTCCTTCATTATCTTTTAAAGAAAAAATCTCTAACTGGCTAGGAAGAATATGGACTAGAATCTTGAGCACCTCCCAAAGGATTTTAGCTATTTTACAACGTGTTTTTAAAAAAGAAAATACTAAACCAGAAAGTACTTCTCAAGCCTTTGCTTTAACTTCCATTCCGCCAAACAATCCAACTGTAAAAGTAGTTGAAATCTTACAGCGTACTCATTTAGAAGAAACCGCTATTCCTAAGCAAACTTTAATACCTCCTCCTTTAGTAAAAGAAGATTTTGCGAAACCAAACGATTTTAATACTTTAGAAGGTGGAATTAATCGACTAAGGAATAGTTCATGGGATGGCACACCACCTTCAAGAGAACTAGTAGTAGATACAAACTTAGTAGATACAAACTCGCCAAACAGTGGCGAAAATAGGCTAATCGGATTAGATGCATCTCAGGAAATAAGTCCGAAGACAGAAGGGCCTTTTGCCCATTCCTCAACAATTGACGTTCCAGATAATGGTAATTGTCTATTCAGTGCTATCGCCATAGGAATAAAGCTCACATACAAAAAACCTGAAATTTTAAATCAATTAAATTGGGATATTGACCCTCAACAATTAACAAAAGATTTAGGAAAAGAAGAAGCTTTACTAAAAGAACCAAGCGCTCATTTAAGAGCTCAAGCTGCTATTTATCTGCATGAGAACACTGAAGAAGCCATGTTACCTCTGCTGGGAAGCATGACTGATCACAATGAAATTATTGAAAGGAAAATTATTGATACTCAATGTGTTATTGCAATTATTAAAGAGGATATCGCTAAATTAGAAAAATCTGCTGGAGATCGAACTCAGGAGTTAAAAGAGAAAAGAGAACATTTAAAAATTTTGTACAGCTCGATACAAGAATTGAATGATCAAAAAATAGGAGGATATGATCCAGAAGAGTATATTAACAAATCCTCTAAAGATCAATTTTATTGTGGAACTGCACATGTGCATGCTTTAGCAATGATTTATAAAATTCCAATCGAAATTATTTTTAATTTTAATACAGCTGACGAAATGAGACAAATTCTTAACCCCTCCGAATCCAAATACCCTATTCTTACTCTCGCTTATGTCAATGGCAACCATTTCAAATTTTTCCATTAA
- the pnp gene encoding polyribonucleotide nucleotidyltransferase has translation MQRETISVPVGAQEIIFETGKIARQAGGAVVVRCGETVVFTTACAAPNADSTTDFLPLRVDYQEKFSSAGKTLGGFIKREGRPTEKEVLVSRLIDRPIRPMFEEGYYNEVQLLSFVWSYDGINSPEPLAICGASAALVISDIPLIKPVGAVRIGFIDAQFIVNPTIEQQKQSKLDLLIAGTEEAVLMIEGFCDFLTEDQVLEAIEIGHRSIKTICQTLEQWRAKVGKPKNRETLRQLPKELYADVESIANPLLEKALRICEKQKREEALAEVTKAVNDRLMPENEEPKYPAKHIAYVIKDVSSKMMRQMILNENVRSDGRTSTDIRFIDIEQSLLPRAHGSSLFTRGETQALAVCTLGGASMAQRFEDLEGEGNNRFYLQYSFPPYSVGEVGRVGAPGRREIGHGKLAERALMAVIPTKEQFPYTIRLESNITESNGSSSMATVCGGCLALMDAGVAIKRPVAGIAMGLILENERFIILSDILGIEDALGDMDFKVTGDQNGITAFQMDIKVEGITIEIMRVALKQAKEGRVHILNKMLAVCPTYKGEMSRYAPRIETIQIKPSKIAVVIGPGGKQIRAIIEQTGVQIDIDDTGLVNIAAIDLVSIEKAKAIIHGLTAEIEIGRIYSGKAISIAPFGVFVEILPGKEGLCHISEFDVNRINSLDEFVKQGDMLMVKVLDINERGQIKLSRKATLQSQ, from the coding sequence ATGCAACGTGAAACTATTTCAGTTCCTGTTGGTGCACAAGAAATTATTTTTGAAACAGGTAAAATTGCTCGTCAAGCTGGAGGAGCTGTTGTTGTCCGATGTGGAGAAACAGTTGTCTTCACAACGGCTTGTGCCGCCCCAAATGCTGATTCCACGACCGATTTTTTACCTCTTCGTGTTGATTATCAGGAAAAATTTTCGTCAGCAGGTAAAACACTTGGTGGATTTATTAAAAGAGAAGGTCGCCCGACTGAGAAAGAAGTTCTTGTTTCTCGTTTAATTGATCGTCCTATTCGCCCAATGTTTGAAGAAGGTTATTACAATGAAGTTCAACTTCTTTCTTTTGTTTGGTCTTATGATGGAATTAACTCACCAGAACCTCTAGCAATTTGTGGAGCTTCTGCAGCTCTAGTCATTTCCGATATTCCTCTTATTAAACCTGTTGGAGCTGTACGTATAGGGTTTATTGATGCTCAATTTATCGTCAACCCAACTATAGAACAACAAAAGCAATCTAAACTAGATTTGTTGATAGCAGGAACCGAGGAAGCTGTTTTAATGATTGAAGGCTTCTGTGATTTCTTAACAGAAGATCAAGTATTGGAAGCTATTGAAATAGGCCATCGTAGCATCAAAACGATTTGCCAAACACTTGAACAGTGGCGTGCAAAAGTGGGTAAACCAAAAAATCGTGAAACTCTTAGACAATTACCAAAAGAATTGTATGCAGATGTAGAATCAATTGCGAATCCCCTCTTAGAAAAAGCACTCCGAATTTGTGAAAAGCAAAAACGGGAAGAAGCCCTAGCTGAAGTCACCAAGGCTGTCAATGATCGTTTGATGCCAGAAAACGAAGAGCCTAAATACCCAGCCAAACATATCGCTTATGTCATTAAAGACGTCTCTTCTAAAATGATGCGTCAAATGATTTTAAATGAAAATGTTCGTTCCGATGGAAGAACATCAACAGATATACGATTTATTGATATTGAACAAAGTCTTCTCCCCCGTGCTCACGGAAGCTCTTTATTTACAAGAGGTGAAACACAAGCATTAGCTGTATGTACATTGGGCGGTGCTTCAATGGCACAACGATTTGAAGATTTAGAAGGAGAAGGTAACAACCGTTTCTACTTACAATATTCTTTTCCTCCTTACTCAGTCGGAGAAGTAGGAAGAGTTGGAGCTCCGGGAAGACGAGAAATCGGACATGGAAAGTTAGCGGAAAGAGCTTTAATGGCAGTCATCCCCACGAAAGAACAATTTCCTTACACAATCCGTTTGGAATCTAACATTACAGAATCTAACGGATCCTCTTCTATGGCAACTGTTTGCGGAGGCTGCTTAGCGCTCATGGATGCAGGTGTGGCTATTAAACGTCCAGTTGCGGGAATCGCAATGGGACTAATATTAGAAAATGAACGCTTTATTATCCTATCAGATATTCTGGGAATTGAAGATGCGCTCGGTGATATGGATTTCAAGGTAACCGGAGATCAAAACGGCATTACTGCTTTCCAAATGGACATCAAAGTAGAAGGCATTACCATTGAAATTATGCGGGTTGCTTTAAAACAAGCTAAAGAAGGCCGCGTCCATATCCTAAATAAGATGCTAGCTGTATGCCCAACGTATAAGGGTGAAATGTCTCGTTATGCACCACGCATTGAAACGATCCAAATTAAACCAAGCAAAATTGCAGTTGTTATCGGCCCAGGTGGAAAACAAATCAGAGCAATCATCGAACAGACAGGTGTTCAAATTGATATTGATGATACGGGTCTTGTTAACATTGCTGCCATAGATTTAGTAAGCATTGAAAAAGCAAAAGCCATTATTCATGGTCTGACCGCTGAAATTGAGATTGGTAGAATTTATTCTGGAAAAGCCATTTCTATTGCACCCTTTGGTGTTTTTGTGGAAATCCTTCCCGGTAAAGAAGGCCTTTGCCATATTTCTGAATTTGATGTAAATCGTATCAACAGCTTAGATGAATTTGTAAAACAAGGTGATATGCTCATGGTAAAAGTTCTCGATATCAACGAACGAGGACAAATTAAATTGAGCCGCAAAGCCACTTTACAAAGTCAATAG